Genomic segment of Gilliamella apis:
GAGAATTAATGTTATTTAGATGATTTATCTTAGTGGTTTTGCTTTTAGTTACTATAATCTCGTCTGTTTTAGCCGAACAAAATAATTGTGCTACAAATAAAACCGTAAACTTAGATCAAAACATGCAAATAACCGATGAGCCATTACTATTTGACCCAAATTTAACCTGTCGAAATTTTTTTCTGGAAATTGATGCTAATGCACCTGATTATTTTCAATATTATGATTGTCAAATACAAGATGAAGGTCAAACATGGCGGATAACTGTAGTTTATAAAGTTGACGGTAAATATGCTAAGCAAGCCCATTAATATTTGATTAAAACTATGAGGATGGGTGAACTGAAACATTTATGCAGTGTAGCCAATCAACCACTTTGTCATGGAGCAAAACAGTGACATAAATGGCTTTATGTGACATTTTGGTGCATTGTTTTGGTGCTTTATGCATTATTATGGTGCATTCATGCTTTTTCTGCTATTATTTAATCATTAAAAACCGTCTAAAATGGTTAATGAAAAACTGGCATCATATTTGCATACAATCTAATAAATAGGCAAAATGCCTTTAAACTGAACAATTATTATATGTCCTCAATGGAGAAGCTACATGTCTACACAAAAAGTTTTAACGCTAATAAAAGAAAACGATGTTAAGTTTGTTGATTTACGTTTTACTGATACTAAAGGTAAAGAACAACACGTTACAATTCCTGTAAGTCAAATCGACGCTGATTTTTTTGAAGATGGTAAAATGTTTGATGGCTCTTCCATTGCTGGTTGGAAAGGCATTAACGAATCAGATATGGTTTTAATGCCAGATGCATCAAGCGCAGTAATTGATCCGTTTTTTGAAGACGTAACATTAAATATTCGTTGTGACGTTTTAGAACCAGCGACTTTACAAGGTTATGACCGTGATCCTCGTTCAATTGCTAAACGTGCTGAAGAGTTTTTAAAATCATCAGGTATTGCAGATACCGTTATTTTTGGACCAGAACCTGAGTTTTTCTTATTTGATGATGTTCGTTTTGGATCGCCAATGTCTGGTAGCTTTGTTCATATTGATGATATCGAGGCCGCTTGGAACTCTGGTACTAAATACGAAGAAGGTAATAAGGGGCATCGTCCTGGCGTTAAAGGTGGTTATTTCCCACTTCCTCCGGTTGACTCGTCACAAGATATTCGTTCTGAAATGTGTTTAATCATGGAACAACTAGGTTTAGTTGTTGAAGCTCATCACCATGAAGTTGCAACTGCAGGCCAAAATGAGATTGCTTGTCGTTTCAATACATTAACTAAAAAAGCTGATGAAGTTCAAATTTATAAATATGTTGTACAAAATGTTGCTCATGCTTATGGTAAAACCGCAACATTTATGCCAAAACCTATGTTTGGCGATAACGGTTCAGGTATGCATTGTCACCAATCTCTTGCTAAAGATGGCGTAAACCTTTTTGCTGGTGATAAATATGCTGGCCTTTCTGAAATGGCGTTATTCTATATTGGTGGTATTATCAAACATGCTAAAGCGATTAATGCTTTTGCTAACCCAGCGACTAACTCTTATAAACGTTTAGTACCAGGTTATGAAGCACCAGTTATGCTTGCATATTCTGCGCGTAATCGTTCTGCATCAATTCGTATTCCAGTGGTTACTAGCCCTAAAGCGCGTCGTATTGAAGTTCGCTTCCCTGATCCAGCAGGTAACCCATACTTATCATTTGCAGCGCAATTAATGGCTGGTTTAGATGGTATTATCAATAAGATTCATCCGGGTGATGCGATGGATAAAAACTTATATGACTTACCACCAGAAGAGTCTAAATTAATTCCACAAGTTGCTGGTTCACTTGAAGAAGCTCTTGACGCGTTAGATGCGGATCGTGAATTCTTAACTCGTGGTAATGTATTTACTAATGACACTATTGATGCTTATATTGACTTAAAACGTCAAGATGTTGATCGTGTTCGTATGACACCACATCCGGTTGAATTTGAACTCTACTACAGTCTATAAGTCATTATTGTATTATTTAAAGCTTTAACCACCGCTGAAGGGCGGTGGTATGTAATGAGAACGGAGAGCCAACGATGACATTTGATAATGAATCTGATGCAAATCTTGTTCTCGACTCAATGATTACCAATATTTTATTACTCGATAAAAAACTCAATATTCTTTATGCCAATACCGCGGCACAGCAGTTACTTGCTCAAAGTTCGAAAAAAATATTAGATAGTTATTTTCCTGACTTATTAGGTTATTTTTCCCTCGATCTTGAGTTGATGCAAAATGCATTAGATCAGAATCAAGGATTTACCGATAGCGAAGTTAATTTAGTCATAAACAATGAATTACATATTTTATCGTTAACCGCACAATTGCTGGCTAATGGTCATGTACTTATCGAAATGGCACCATTAAATAGTCATAAAAAGTTGAGTCAAGAACAACTACAACAAGCTCAACAAAATGCTGCCCGCGAATTAGTGCGCGGACTTGCTCATGAAATTAAAAATCCGCTTGGTGGACTAAGAGGAGCGGCGCAATTATTGTCACGAGAGCTACCTAACAATGAGTTGCAAGATTATACAAAAATTATCATTGAGCAGGCTGATAGGTTAAGAAATTTAGTTGATAGATTATTAGGTCCTCAACAGCGGTTACAACAGAAACAACAGAATATACATCAAGCTATCGAACGGATCTATGCGCTTTTATGTTTAGAAAAACAGCTAAATGTTGAGATTATCCGTGATTATGATCCTAGTTTGCCTGAATTCACTCACGATTCAGAACAGATTGAACAAGTGGTTTTAAATATTGTTCGTAATGCTTTACAGGCAATTGGTACGAAATCTGGTTGTATTAAGATCAGGACTCGAACAGCATTTCAAGTTACCTTGCATGGTCAACGTTACCGACTTTGTGCGCGTATCGATATTGAAGATAATGGCCCTGGAGTGCCCGTGCATATTCAAGATACATTATTTTACCCAATGGTTAGTGGTTATGAAGGAGGTACCGGCATTGGCTTGTCGATTGCCCATAATATTATTGACCAGCATAATGGAAAGATTGAATTTAATAGTTGGCCAGGTCATACTGAGTTTTCTATCTATTTACCAATCAAACAATGAGGTTAATGACGATGAATGTTTGGATTGTTGATGATGATAGTTCGATTAGATGGGTTTTAGAGAAAGCGCTTACTAATGCTCATTTTAACTGCATCAGTTTTTCGAGCGGTCAAGAAGTGATTGATGCTTTAGTTAATCATCCACAGAAGCCAGCAGTATTATTATCCGATATTAAAATGCCAGGTATTGATGGGTTATCTTTGCTTAATTATATCAAAGAGCAAATGCCTAATTTACCGGTGATTATTATGACTGCTCATTCAGACCTTGATGCTGCAGTGAATGCTTATCAAAAGGGAGCTTATGATTATATTCCTAAACCTTTTGATGTCGATGAAGTCATTCAATTGGTTGAACGGGCTATTTTACAAAGTCAAAGTAATAAACCTAATAATTCCTCTACTAGCAAAGCTTCTACGGGTATTATTGGTGAAGCTCCCGCCATGCAGGAAGTGTTTCGTATTATTGGACGACTATCTAAATCATCTATCAGCGTACTTATTAATGGTGAATCAGGAACGGGTAAGGAGTTAGTGGCTAAAGCTTTACATACTCATAGCCCACGCTCACAGTCACCATTTATTGCACTAAATATGGCTGCTATTCCTAAAGATCTGATTGAATCGGAACTATTTGGGCATGAAAAAGGGGCATTTACTGGAGCTGCTCAAATAAGGCATGGTCGATTCGAACAAGCTAATGGTGGAACGCTATTTTTAGATGAAATTGGTGATATGCCATTGGATGTGCAAACTCGATTATTAAGAGTTCTTGCTGATGGTCAATTTTATCGGATAGGTGGTTATTCACCTGTAAAAGTTGATGTACGTATAATTGCCGCTACGCATCAAGATTTACAAGCTAGAGTAAAGGAAGGTAAATTTAGAGAAGATTTGTTTCATCGGCTAAATGTGATTCGAATTTTATTACCACCATTACGTGATAGAGCGCAAGATATACCTAAATTAGCTGAACATTTTTTACGGACCACAGCCAAAGAATTAGGTGTTGAAAGTAAAGTGCTAAGCCTTGATGCTCTCAATCTTTTATGTCTGTTCAATTGGCCGGGTAATGTAAGGCAACTAGAAAATGTTTGTCGTTGGGTAACAGTAATGTCGTCCAATAATGAAGTTTATGTACAAGATTTACCACCAGAACTATTACAATTATCTGCTTCTGATGCCTCAGCTAATTATGAGGTTACTACCAATGTAACCAATCAGATATTACCAGAAACCGATTGGAAAAAACTGTTAGAACAGTGGGCTAAACAAGCCTTATTAGCTGGTCAAACCGGAATTTTGACGCAAACAGTGATTGATGTCGAAAGAATTTTATTGAGGTGTGCGCTTAATTTTACTCGCGGACATAAGCAAGATGCGGCTAATCTGCTTGGCTGGGGACGAAATACTTTAACGAGAAAACTCAAAGAATTATCAGATGATAATTGATTATGATAGCATGCCGATTTTTTCGGCAATAAGTCATAATGTTAATGTTATCATCTAATGTTTTTACCAATTTATTTATTATTATTTTACTGTTTGCTTAAAGTTCATTGAACACTTATTTATTTTTAGTTACAATCGAATGTAAATGATAATTATTCTATTTATCATCCATTCGCTTTTGGACTAAGCTAATAACTAGGAGTTACAATGTATTCATCTATCAAAGTTAAATTTTTAGTATTACTAGCCGCTTTATTTGTATTAGCTGGCTGTGACGATAAAAAACAACAAGCACCAGTAGCTAATAAAACTATAGCTGTTGAACATGCTCAAGGTAAAACAGATGTTCCTGAAAACCCGAAAAAAGTGGTAGTTTATAACACAGCGACACTGGATATTATTGATGCATTAAATATTCCTGTAACTGGTGTTCCGCAATCAGATGTACATTTCCCTGAATTCTTATCAAAGTATGCTGATAAAGCTTATACCAATGTTGGTACTCTATTTGAACCAAATTATGAAGTGTTAAGTTCATTACAACCTGATGTGATTATCGCTGGTGGCCGTGCCAATGATGTTTATAAAAAATTA
This window contains:
- the glnA gene encoding glutamate--ammonia ligase — encoded protein: MSTQKVLTLIKENDVKFVDLRFTDTKGKEQHVTIPVSQIDADFFEDGKMFDGSSIAGWKGINESDMVLMPDASSAVIDPFFEDVTLNIRCDVLEPATLQGYDRDPRSIAKRAEEFLKSSGIADTVIFGPEPEFFLFDDVRFGSPMSGSFVHIDDIEAAWNSGTKYEEGNKGHRPGVKGGYFPLPPVDSSQDIRSEMCLIMEQLGLVVEAHHHEVATAGQNEIACRFNTLTKKADEVQIYKYVVQNVAHAYGKTATFMPKPMFGDNGSGMHCHQSLAKDGVNLFAGDKYAGLSEMALFYIGGIIKHAKAINAFANPATNSYKRLVPGYEAPVMLAYSARNRSASIRIPVVTSPKARRIEVRFPDPAGNPYLSFAAQLMAGLDGIINKIHPGDAMDKNLYDLPPEESKLIPQVAGSLEEALDALDADREFLTRGNVFTNDTIDAYIDLKRQDVDRVRMTPHPVEFELYYSL
- the glnG gene encoding nitrogen regulation protein NR(I), whose translation is MTMNVWIVDDDSSIRWVLEKALTNAHFNCISFSSGQEVIDALVNHPQKPAVLLSDIKMPGIDGLSLLNYIKEQMPNLPVIIMTAHSDLDAAVNAYQKGAYDYIPKPFDVDEVIQLVERAILQSQSNKPNNSSTSKASTGIIGEAPAMQEVFRIIGRLSKSSISVLINGESGTGKELVAKALHTHSPRSQSPFIALNMAAIPKDLIESELFGHEKGAFTGAAQIRHGRFEQANGGTLFLDEIGDMPLDVQTRLLRVLADGQFYRIGGYSPVKVDVRIIAATHQDLQARVKEGKFREDLFHRLNVIRILLPPLRDRAQDIPKLAEHFLRTTAKELGVESKVLSLDALNLLCLFNWPGNVRQLENVCRWVTVMSSNNEVYVQDLPPELLQLSASDASANYEVTTNVTNQILPETDWKKLLEQWAKQALLAGQTGILTQTVIDVERILLRCALNFTRGHKQDAANLLGWGRNTLTRKLKELSDDN
- the glnL gene encoding nitrogen regulation protein NR(II) encodes the protein MTFDNESDANLVLDSMITNILLLDKKLNILYANTAAQQLLAQSSKKILDSYFPDLLGYFSLDLELMQNALDQNQGFTDSEVNLVINNELHILSLTAQLLANGHVLIEMAPLNSHKKLSQEQLQQAQQNAARELVRGLAHEIKNPLGGLRGAAQLLSRELPNNELQDYTKIIIEQADRLRNLVDRLLGPQQRLQQKQQNIHQAIERIYALLCLEKQLNVEIIRDYDPSLPEFTHDSEQIEQVVLNIVRNALQAIGTKSGCIKIRTRTAFQVTLHGQRYRLCARIDIEDNGPGVPVHIQDTLFYPMVSGYEGGTGIGLSIAHNIIDQHNGKIEFNSWPGHTEFSIYLPIKQ